The following proteins come from a genomic window of Paenibacillus wynnii:
- a CDS encoding CheR family methyltransferase produces the protein MKAMEREYEKEFAMTTGKNELEIIEIELLLEGVYRLYGYDFRNYALPSLKRRIWHHVHSENVPSISALQEKVLHDRACFERLIYSLSIPVTEMFRDPGLFLTFRQKVIPLLRTYPYIRIWHAGCSTGEEVYSMAILLHEEGLYDKARIYATDMNNRSLQQAKEGVYEISKMKQYTKNYLEAGGTRAFSEYYSAKYNSVILQPYLRKNIIFAEHNLATDTSFNEFNVIFCRNVMIYFNDELRDNVHGLFNESLSRFGVLVLGSKESIHFTKYSDSYEALDRVEKIYRKVN, from the coding sequence ATGAAGGCAATGGAGCGCGAATATGAGAAGGAATTCGCTATGACGACAGGTAAAAATGAATTGGAAATTATAGAAATCGAGCTGCTTCTGGAAGGCGTATACCGCCTCTATGGATATGACTTCAGAAATTATGCGCTGCCTTCTTTGAAGCGGCGGATTTGGCATCATGTTCATTCTGAGAATGTACCCAGCATATCCGCATTGCAGGAGAAGGTATTGCATGACCGGGCGTGTTTCGAACGCCTTATCTATAGCTTGTCCATCCCGGTTACGGAGATGTTCAGAGATCCGGGACTATTCTTAACCTTCCGCCAGAAGGTAATTCCTCTATTACGTACCTACCCCTACATCCGGATTTGGCATGCCGGGTGCTCAACGGGGGAAGAGGTATATTCTATGGCTATCCTGCTGCATGAGGAAGGTCTTTATGACAAGGCGCGAATCTATGCCACAGACATGAATAACCGTTCATTGCAGCAAGCTAAAGAAGGTGTATATGAGATCAGTAAGATGAAGCAGTACACCAAGAATTATTTAGAAGCGGGGGGGACCCGCGCTTTTTCAGAATATTACTCCGCTAAATACAACTCGGTTATTCTTCAGCCTTATTTACGGAAGAACATTATATTTGCCGAGCATAATTTAGCTACAGACACCTCTTTTAATGAGTTTAATGTTATTTTTTGCCGTAATGTAATGATTTATTTCAATGATGAACTCCGGGATAACGTTCATGGCTTATTCAATGAGAGCTTGAGCAGATTTGGAGTTCTGGTGTTGGGTTCTAAGGAGTCCATTCACTTCACCAAATATAGTGATAGCTACGAGGCCTTAGACAGGGTAGAGAAAATTTATCGTAAAGTAAATTAG
- a CDS encoding response regulator, whose translation MKIRAKLLIGFSAMLAIMLSLTIVGFNRLNYMNGQMDTIYQERYQKIRSSAGMRGEVNSMARTLTSIMLNSDIQSVNAQRDEIEGNTKRASDYYKQMNERVSSSEEFQMIKRIEKAGVDYLEYQGKILEWLDQNETAKAKSYHNNNGHAVVNELLTSLNSLSDFENFEINEEIANAKSAYHGSIQMVTLIMIIGLLLGLGIILWVIPSITSGLNVVSMMISSFGNGKIRAIRRIKVTSKDEIGDVARVFKEMAEDLEEKQQMEKAYAQAQNDQSWLNANVAKVTELLRGVSSLEEISQTFINEFTPELGAQFGALYLKDINNPNVLNVSATYAYEGVSSPKESFEIGQGLVGQSALNKTPIKLESSPDNYLKVSSGLGESRPNHIAIYPLLFEDDILGVIEFASFKPFTGLHNELLRQLAVNLVVILNNVSRSLVVKELLRESQALTEELQCQSEELLTQQEELRRSNENLEEQTNALRRSEDLLQRQQEELEHYNGELITKTQALETQVKEVEEKKDEIEGARSQLEKQALQLSITSKYKSEFLANMSHELRTPLNSLLILSQLLTENKDGNLTEKQVEFANTIYMSGADLLKMIDEILDLSKVDAGKMELSRDSVKMVDLKSFVKQNFGPQAVKKGLSLRISFDEPLPDNIVTDSHRLKQILRNLLSNAFKFTSEGFVEFDVSRAKNDALPLYLPRDKEYVALAVKDSGIGIPADKTDLVFEAFQQVDGTTSRKYGGTGLGLSISRELARLLGGAIELDSREGQGSVFTFYIPIDGEYNLQPSAVEAAAAREAESLVGLVGAYNQTSSNSVNQVKTVIEDDRELLNSDDKVLLVIEDDASFAKILLGMARGRGYKGLVALQGDTGLQMAKTYLPDAIILDIQLPVIDGWAILRELKGSSQTRHIPVHVISVNDEVKQGLMMGAMAYIRKPASREALERAFSAIENYTSSTLKHLLIVEDDENQRRSITELIGHDDVEITAVSTGAEALQELHKQRYDCMVLDLMLSDMNGFDLLDQIRDDEELNDLPIIIYTGKDLDSKEETKLRKYAESIIIKDVRSPERLLDETTLFLHRVEANLPEDKRRILQKLHNKEELFDGKKILLVDDDIRNVFALSSVLEEYHMEVIFAENGREALDILAEQDDFDLILMDMMMPEMDGYEATRRIRQMPQFAKLPIIALTAKAMKEDRIKCIEAGVSDYMKKPIATDQLLSLMRVWLYS comes from the coding sequence ATGAAGATTAGAGCCAAATTGTTGATCGGTTTCAGTGCAATGCTGGCTATTATGTTGAGCCTTACCATAGTCGGATTTAATCGTCTTAACTATATGAATGGACAAATGGATACGATCTACCAGGAGCGCTACCAAAAGATTCGTTCTTCTGCAGGCATGCGGGGAGAAGTAAATAGTATGGCCCGTACGTTAACCTCTATTATGCTCAATTCAGATATACAATCTGTGAATGCACAAAGGGATGAAATTGAGGGCAACACCAAAAGAGCAAGTGATTATTATAAACAGATGAACGAACGGGTTTCAAGCTCCGAAGAATTCCAAATGATTAAGCGCATCGAAAAAGCAGGTGTGGATTATTTGGAATATCAGGGAAAAATCCTGGAATGGTTAGATCAGAATGAAACCGCTAAAGCAAAATCCTATCATAATAATAATGGACACGCTGTTGTAAATGAACTGTTAACCAGCCTAAATAGCCTGTCCGATTTCGAGAACTTTGAGATAAATGAGGAGATAGCTAACGCTAAATCGGCTTATCATGGCTCCATTCAAATGGTTACCCTGATTATGATTATAGGGCTGCTGCTGGGCCTAGGTATTATTCTATGGGTTATCCCGAGTATTACAAGCGGACTGAATGTAGTATCAATGATGATCAGCAGCTTCGGCAACGGGAAGATAAGAGCTATCCGTCGTATTAAAGTCACCTCCAAGGATGAGATCGGTGATGTAGCCCGTGTTTTTAAAGAAATGGCAGAGGATTTGGAAGAAAAACAGCAGATGGAAAAGGCATATGCACAGGCACAAAACGATCAGTCTTGGCTGAACGCAAATGTGGCAAAGGTAACTGAACTACTGCGCGGTGTGAGTTCACTTGAAGAGATTTCCCAGACCTTTATTAATGAATTTACCCCTGAGCTTGGAGCTCAATTTGGGGCATTATATTTAAAAGACATCAACAATCCCAATGTGCTGAATGTTAGCGCTACTTACGCCTATGAAGGGGTTAGTTCACCCAAGGAGAGCTTTGAAATCGGACAAGGGCTTGTGGGGCAGAGTGCGTTGAACAAGACGCCTATTAAGCTAGAGTCTTCTCCGGATAACTATTTGAAGGTCTCTTCCGGGCTTGGAGAGTCCCGGCCTAACCATATAGCCATTTATCCGCTTCTATTTGAGGACGACATCCTTGGAGTCATTGAATTCGCCTCATTTAAACCCTTTACGGGGCTGCATAACGAACTTCTGAGGCAGCTTGCTGTTAATCTGGTTGTAATTCTTAACAATGTAAGCCGCAGCCTAGTGGTCAAGGAGTTGTTGCGTGAGTCTCAAGCCCTCACAGAAGAACTGCAGTGCCAGTCGGAAGAATTGCTAACGCAGCAGGAAGAACTCCGCCGTTCCAATGAAAATCTGGAGGAACAGACGAATGCTCTCAGACGTTCTGAAGATCTGCTGCAGCGGCAGCAAGAAGAACTGGAGCATTATAACGGTGAACTGATCACCAAGACCCAGGCACTCGAGACCCAGGTTAAGGAGGTCGAAGAGAAGAAGGATGAGATTGAAGGTGCGCGCAGTCAACTTGAAAAACAAGCCTTGCAATTATCTATAACCAGTAAGTACAAATCGGAATTCTTAGCGAATATGTCCCATGAGTTACGGACTCCTCTTAACAGCTTACTTATTTTGTCCCAACTTTTAACTGAAAACAAGGATGGCAATTTGACCGAAAAGCAGGTTGAATTCGCGAACACTATATATATGTCTGGTGCAGATTTGCTCAAAATGATTGATGAGATCCTTGACCTATCCAAAGTGGATGCCGGAAAGATGGAGCTGAGTAGAGATTCCGTGAAGATGGTTGATCTAAAGAGCTTCGTGAAACAGAACTTTGGCCCTCAAGCGGTTAAAAAGGGTTTGTCACTGCGTATTTCATTTGACGAGCCGCTGCCGGATAACATTGTCACTGACAGTCACCGCCTGAAGCAGATCTTGCGTAATTTGTTGTCTAATGCATTCAAATTTACAAGTGAGGGATTTGTAGAATTCGATGTCAGCAGGGCGAAAAATGATGCTCTCCCTCTCTATTTGCCGCGGGATAAGGAGTATGTTGCTCTTGCTGTGAAGGACAGCGGTATCGGGATTCCGGCTGACAAGACGGATCTTGTATTTGAAGCCTTTCAACAGGTTGATGGAACCACCAGCCGAAAATACGGTGGAACTGGACTTGGCTTGTCCATCAGCCGTGAGTTAGCCCGCCTATTAGGGGGAGCCATTGAGCTTGATTCACGTGAAGGCCAAGGCAGTGTATTTACTTTCTATATACCGATTGACGGGGAATACAACTTACAGCCGAGTGCTGTTGAGGCTGCCGCAGCGAGAGAAGCAGAGTCCCTAGTAGGGCTGGTGGGTGCTTACAATCAGACTTCCTCAAATTCTGTAAATCAGGTGAAGACGGTTATAGAGGATGATCGTGAGCTATTGAATTCAGATGATAAAGTATTGCTTGTGATTGAGGATGATGCCAGCTTTGCAAAAATATTGCTGGGTATGGCTCGTGGACGGGGATACAAGGGGCTGGTAGCCCTTCAGGGGGACACCGGACTGCAGATGGCTAAAACTTATTTGCCGGATGCTATTATTCTGGATATTCAGCTGCCGGTCATAGATGGTTGGGCCATTCTGAGGGAACTGAAAGGGTCTTCACAAACACGACATATTCCTGTTCATGTCATTTCGGTCAATGATGAAGTTAAGCAGGGGCTTATGATGGGGGCCATGGCCTATATCAGAAAGCCGGCATCAAGGGAAGCGCTGGAACGGGCATTCTCAGCTATTGAGAACTATACTTCCAGTACCTTGAAGCATCTTCTAATTGTTGAGGATGATGAGAATCAACGACGTTCCATCACAGAGTTAATCGGGCATGATGATGTTGAGATTACTGCGGTTTCTACCGGGGCGGAGGCGCTCCAAGAACTTCATAAGCAAAGATATGACTGTATGGTTCTTGATTTGATGCTGAGCGATATGAACGGCTTTGATTTGCTGGATCAGATCCGAGATGACGAAGAACTAAATGATTTACCGATCATTATTTATACTGGTAAAGACTTGGACAGCAAGGAAGAGACCAAGCTTCGTAAATATGCGGAGTCGATTATCATAAAGGATGTACGTTCACCGGAACGATTGCTCGATGAAACAACCCTTTTCCTGCACAGGGTTGAGGCGAATCTTCCGGAAGATAAGCGTAGGATCCTGCAAAAGCTCCATAATAAAGAAGAACTGTTCGACGGAAAGAAAATATTGCTCGTAGATGATGATATCCGTAATGTATTCGCGTTATCCAGCGTACTGGAAGAATATCATATGGAAGTTATATTTGCTGAAAACGGGAGAGAAGCTCTGGATATCCTCGCGGAGCAGGATGACTTTGATCTGATCTTGATGGATATGATGATGCCGGAAATGGACGGATACGAGGCTACTCGCAGAATTCGTCAAATGCCTCAGTTTGCGAAGCTGCCAATTATTGCCCTTACGGCCAAGGCGATGAAAGAGGATCGGATCAAGTGTATTGAGGCTGGAGTATCGGATTATATGAAGAAACCAATTGCTACCGATCAGCTTCTTTCACTAATGCGTGTTTGGTTGTATTCGTAA
- a CDS encoding PP2C family protein-serine/threonine phosphatase: MRILIVDDNPTNVIIIREILKKENYRNFITASSAREMLDILGVTDKEADGTRLRPSGIDLILLDMMMPEMDGIEACRVVQQHEHLKDIPIIMVTAVGDSKKLAEALDAGAVDYVTKPINKVELMARIRLALRLKQEKDWHKERDQHIQDELKLAALVQNAVLSLPLVDETFEVHALFQPSFELAGDLYAWYPLGDGRYGVVLLDMMGHGISSSLFCMFIASVLKDTVTTYVEPEKVIQELNRRFNQLYIEKQLVQYYFTAIYLVIDTRMKRIDYVNAGHPPGLFFEGAAKRPVLLESNCHPVGLFDRMEIQPQSLTYEEEGHLALYTDGLLELVKGEHEEQLDFLIGHLNGVHSWEEESMREAFFKENENKDRDDDKCLVWISLKKG, translated from the coding sequence ATGAGAATTTTAATCGTAGATGACAATCCTACTAACGTTATAATCATCCGTGAAATCCTGAAAAAGGAAAACTACAGAAATTTTATAACAGCTTCATCAGCTAGAGAGATGCTTGACATACTGGGAGTCACGGACAAAGAGGCGGATGGAACCCGGCTGCGTCCCTCGGGCATCGATCTAATTTTATTGGATATGATGATGCCTGAGATGGACGGGATTGAGGCCTGCCGTGTAGTACAGCAACATGAACATTTGAAGGATATTCCCATTATTATGGTAACTGCTGTAGGGGATTCGAAAAAGCTGGCGGAAGCATTGGATGCCGGTGCTGTGGACTATGTAACGAAGCCGATTAACAAAGTGGAGCTCATGGCGAGAATCCGGCTGGCTTTGCGTCTTAAACAGGAAAAGGACTGGCACAAGGAGCGCGATCAGCATATACAGGATGAATTGAAGCTGGCAGCCTTGGTTCAGAACGCAGTGCTAAGCCTGCCGCTGGTGGATGAAACGTTTGAGGTACACGCCCTTTTTCAGCCTTCCTTTGAGCTGGCAGGTGATTTATATGCCTGGTATCCGCTTGGAGACGGGCGGTATGGTGTCGTTCTGTTGGATATGATGGGGCACGGTATATCTTCGTCCCTATTCTGTATGTTTATCGCTTCAGTGCTTAAGGATACGGTAACTACTTATGTAGAACCGGAGAAGGTAATTCAAGAGTTGAACAGACGGTTCAACCAGCTATATATTGAGAAGCAGCTTGTTCAGTATTACTTCACGGCCATATACCTCGTTATAGATACTCGAATGAAGCGTATTGATTACGTAAATGCGGGTCACCCGCCTGGATTATTCTTCGAGGGAGCGGCCAAACGTCCTGTATTGCTGGAGAGCAACTGTCATCCGGTTGGTTTGTTTGATCGTATGGAGATTCAACCTCAAAGCTTAACCTATGAGGAGGAAGGGCATTTGGCGTTGTACACGGATGGACTTCTTGAATTGGTTAAGGGAGAGCACGAGGAGCAGCTTGATTTTCTAATCGGACATTTGAATGGTGTTCATAGCTGGGAGGAAGAATCCATGCGCGAAGCCTTCTTTAAAGAAAATGAAAATAAGGATCGGGATGACGATAAATGCTTGGTGTGGATCTCATTGAAGAAAGGATAA
- a CDS encoding general stress protein — MDSIGAQVYAKVLQNSVQAIEEVNRLHSSGYSRENIYVISHDQAREGRIVDVADANEVGLKEEGLFGAIANMFRSRGDALRSKITSLGFSGAEANFYEKELDLGKVLVIAKKPSF, encoded by the coding sequence ATGGATTCAATAGGTGCGCAAGTCTATGCAAAAGTGCTCCAGAACAGTGTTCAGGCGATCGAAGAAGTAAATCGGCTGCATAGCAGCGGGTACAGCAGAGAAAACATTTATGTCATTAGCCACGATCAAGCACGTGAAGGTCGTATTGTTGATGTAGCTGATGCTAATGAAGTAGGCTTAAAGGAAGAGGGTCTGTTCGGTGCGATTGCCAATATGTTCCGTTCACGTGGTGATGCACTTCGTTCCAAGATCACTTCACTCGGATTCAGCGGAGCAGAAGCGAACTTTTATGAGAAAGAGCTGGATTTAGGGAAGGTGCTCGTGATTGCTAAAAAACCATCGTTTTAA
- a CDS encoding DUF948 domain-containing protein, whose protein sequence is MIIELSVALVAVAFAILVFFLIKTLKSAKDSLDKVSQTLQEVQKTIDELTYEVKTTVRHANDITLDVQGKIQKIDPIMDSVKNLGDVMSELTLSVKQVSVTAIEKLRKSRELKDKAKSVSIESTPLTPAEDRTVKTYDAAYTKDGSGKIGTLLKAVDVGAVVWQKFRR, encoded by the coding sequence ATGATTATTGAACTAAGTGTTGCTCTTGTTGCTGTAGCTTTTGCTATTCTTGTATTCTTCTTAATTAAAACCTTAAAATCAGCCAAAGATTCCCTCGACAAAGTGAGTCAAACCCTGCAGGAAGTTCAGAAGACCATAGATGAACTTACCTATGAAGTGAAGACCACCGTAAGGCATGCGAATGATATTACGCTGGATGTTCAAGGGAAAATCCAAAAGATTGATCCGATTATGGATTCTGTGAAAAATCTGGGTGATGTGATGAGTGAACTGACCCTAAGCGTGAAGCAGGTATCGGTCACAGCTATCGAGAAGCTTCGTAAATCACGCGAGCTAAAGGATAAGGCCAAGAGCGTATCGATTGAATCGACTCCTTTGACACCTGCTGAAGATCGGACAGTAAAGACTTATGATGCCGCATATACGAAAGACGGTTCGGGAAAAATAGGAACCCTGTTGAAGGCTGTAGATGTGGGTGCTGTGGTTTGGCAAAAATTCCGTCGATAA
- a CDS encoding DUF1328 domain-containing protein — protein MLKWSVILLVIALIAGIFGFFNLVAAAAGIAKILFYIFLVLFVISLFTGRRGRSM, from the coding sequence ATGTTAAAATGGTCTGTAATTTTACTGGTGATTGCCTTAATTGCAGGAATATTCGGATTCTTTAATCTAGTAGCTGCGGCGGCAGGAATCGCAAAAATACTATTCTATATCTTCCTCGTCCTGTTCGTAATCTCTCTCTTTACCGGTCGCAGGGGCAGATCTATGTAA
- a CDS encoding SH3 domain-containing C40 family peptidase, with product MIQSHKKLKASLLVSAVLVVSLGAISPAPSAAASTSSSISATAFAVQTAIIQSSVRLRTAPSTSSNVLSYLSKGDVVTILEKTNNYFYKVRNADGEVGYTSSGTQYISLIPVPVTPTLQTALIQSSVRLRSAPSTSSKVLLYLSKDDVVTILEKTNDYFYKVRTAGGVVGYSSSMDQYIQLIPVKSEVPEITLPQPVPPVPEASPIATGIEDVIRVGMKYLGTPYEFGSSRSNSDTFDCSDFTRQIFLEGKQFQLPYDSRQQGDWIKGNSKAVMDVSSLKRGDLMFFMSYKGSTASAYAGIDKLAERITHVALYLGDGQMLHTYSVDSGGVKVDKLSASWMNRFLYGGSVIQ from the coding sequence ATGATCCAATCGCATAAGAAGCTTAAAGCCTCATTGTTGGTCTCGGCCGTTCTTGTCGTATCTTTGGGAGCTATCAGCCCTGCGCCGAGTGCTGCCGCTTCAACCTCTTCCAGTATTTCGGCTACGGCTTTTGCCGTACAGACAGCTATTATTCAGTCCAGTGTTCGGCTACGAACCGCTCCGTCTACAAGCAGCAACGTTTTGTCTTACTTGAGTAAGGGCGATGTGGTAACGATACTGGAGAAGACGAATAATTACTTTTACAAGGTGCGCAACGCGGACGGAGAGGTTGGCTACACCAGTTCGGGGACTCAGTATATTAGCTTGATTCCCGTGCCAGTAACTCCTACCCTGCAGACAGCTCTCATTCAGTCCAGTGTTCGGCTTCGCTCAGCTCCTTCTACAAGCAGCAAGGTTTTGTTGTACTTAAGTAAGGACGATGTTGTTACGATTCTGGAGAAGACGAATGATTACTTTTATAAAGTTCGTACCGCGGGCGGTGTGGTTGGCTATTCCAGTTCTATGGACCAGTATATCCAATTAATCCCGGTTAAAAGTGAAGTTCCGGAGATCACCCTCCCGCAACCAGTACCACCTGTACCTGAAGCTTCTCCCATTGCAACGGGTATAGAGGATGTTATCCGTGTTGGGATGAAATATCTCGGAACCCCATATGAATTCGGTTCCAGCCGCAGTAACTCAGATACTTTTGACTGCTCTGATTTTACCCGGCAGATATTTCTCGAAGGTAAACAGTTCCAATTGCCCTATGATTCGCGTCAACAGGGAGATTGGATCAAGGGAAACAGCAAAGCAGTCATGGACGTTTCCAGTCTGAAACGCGGAGATTTGATGTTTTTTATGAGTTATAAAGGCAGCACGGCTTCTGCTTATGCAGGAATTGACAAGTTGGCGGAGAGAATTACCCATGTTGCCCTTTACTTAGGGGACGGACAGATGCTGCATACGTATTCTGTTGATTCCGGCGGAGTTAAAGTGGACAAGTTAAGCGCTTCTTGGATGAACCGCTTTCTATATGGAGGCTCAGTTATCCAATAA
- a CDS encoding cation diffusion facilitator family transporter, with protein sequence MADIYEDIRKGERGAWVSIAAYLILSSLKLISGYLFASSALLADGFNNLTDIVASLAVLIGLRISRKPPDSDHAYGHFRAETVAALVASFIMAMVGIQVIVEAVRSLFEGAKATPQLWSAGIALICAVAMFGVYIYNKRLAMQINNGALMAAAKDNFSDAMVSVGAAVGIVGAQFGLPWMDSAAAIAVGLLISKTAWDIFRDSTYRLTDGFDEDRLMDLRSTIARTPGVEGIKDLKARVHGNHVLVDVVIEVNAELTVMEGHHISDSIEERMQKMHNIMNIQVHVEPKA encoded by the coding sequence TTGGCCGATATTTATGAAGATATTAGAAAGGGTGAACGAGGTGCATGGGTAAGTATTGCTGCCTATTTAATCCTTTCGAGCCTTAAGCTGATTAGTGGATATCTGTTTGCATCAAGCGCATTGCTTGCAGACGGTTTTAACAATTTGACCGATATAGTTGCTTCATTAGCCGTATTGATCGGTTTGCGTATTTCCCGGAAGCCGCCGGACTCCGATCATGCCTACGGGCATTTTCGAGCAGAGACAGTTGCAGCATTGGTGGCTTCTTTTATCATGGCGATGGTTGGGATACAAGTCATTGTAGAGGCCGTACGTTCTCTCTTCGAAGGAGCGAAGGCAACGCCGCAATTGTGGTCGGCCGGTATTGCCCTGATCTGTGCAGTCGCTATGTTTGGAGTGTACATATACAATAAAAGGCTCGCCATGCAGATTAATAACGGTGCTCTTATGGCTGCTGCCAAGGATAACTTCTCCGATGCCATGGTTAGTGTAGGTGCTGCAGTAGGGATTGTAGGTGCTCAGTTTGGGTTGCCTTGGATGGATTCAGCGGCGGCTATTGCGGTCGGGCTTTTGATTTCCAAAACAGCTTGGGATATATTTCGGGATTCAACCTACCGTCTGACAGATGGATTCGATGAGGATCGTCTGATGGACTTACGCAGTACCATTGCCCGTACGCCGGGGGTAGAAGGAATTAAGGACTTGAAGGCGCGTGTTCATGGTAATCATGTTTTGGTCGACGTTGTTATAGAAGTGAATGCTGAGCTCACAGTTATGGAGGGACATCACATTAGTGATTCAATTGAAGAGCGAATGCAGAAAATGCACAATATTATGAATATTCAAGTACATGTAGAGCCCAAGGCATAA
- a CDS encoding ABC-F family ATP-binding cassette domain-containing protein has translation MISTSGVTLRYGKRALFEDVNIKFTPGNCYGLIGANGAGKSTFLKILSGELESNSGDVHITPGERLAVLKQNHYEYDEYPVLETVIMGHARLYEIMKEKDSLYAKTDFTEADGLRAGELEGEFAELNGWDAEPDAGAMLIGLGIPREVHDKKMAELSGNEKVRVLLAQALFGRPNNLLLDEPTNHLDLESIGWLENFLMDYEGTVIVVSHDRHFLNKVCTHIADIDFGKIQMYVGNYDFWYESSQLAQSLQRDSNKKKEDKMKELQAFIQRFSANASKSKQATSRKKQLEKITLDDIRPSNRKYPFLNFKPEREAGKQLLTISGISKMIEGEKVLDEVSFVVNKGDKIAFVGPNSLPKSLLFDVLMGEKEMDGGEYAWGVTTTQAYFPKDNSSYFDGVEMNLVEWLRQYSKDQDETFLRGFLGRMLFAGEEALKKASVLSGGEKVRCMLAKMMLNGANVLIFDEPTNHLDLESITALNNGLIDFDGTILFTSHDHQFIQTIANRIIEITPAGLIDRTMAYDEYLESPEVKELRQRMYPVEV, from the coding sequence ATGATTAGTACAAGCGGCGTAACACTCCGCTACGGAAAACGCGCACTTTTTGAGGATGTAAATATAAAATTTACCCCTGGTAACTGTTATGGTCTGATCGGTGCCAATGGTGCCGGCAAATCAACCTTTCTGAAAATTTTGTCCGGCGAGCTTGAGAGCAACTCCGGCGATGTTCACATTACACCCGGCGAGCGCCTGGCTGTATTGAAGCAGAATCATTATGAGTATGATGAGTACCCAGTGCTGGAGACCGTTATTATGGGTCACGCACGTCTCTACGAAATCATGAAAGAAAAGGATTCGCTATATGCCAAGACCGACTTCACAGAGGCTGATGGCCTACGTGCCGGTGAGCTGGAAGGCGAATTCGCAGAGCTGAACGGCTGGGATGCTGAACCGGATGCAGGAGCTATGCTTATTGGTCTGGGAATCCCCCGTGAAGTGCACGATAAGAAGATGGCAGAGCTTAGCGGCAACGAAAAGGTACGGGTATTGCTTGCTCAAGCTCTATTTGGTCGCCCGAATAACCTGCTGCTGGATGAGCCTACCAACCATTTGGATTTGGAATCCATTGGCTGGCTTGAGAATTTCCTCATGGATTACGAAGGTACCGTTATCGTCGTATCCCATGACCGTCACTTTCTGAATAAGGTATGTACGCATATTGCGGATATTGACTTTGGTAAGATTCAGATGTACGTAGGTAACTACGACTTCTGGTATGAATCCAGTCAGTTGGCGCAATCCTTGCAGCGGGATTCGAACAAGAAGAAGGAAGATAAGATGAAGGAACTTCAGGCGTTTATTCAGCGCTTCTCGGCGAATGCTTCCAAGTCTAAACAGGCTACTTCACGTAAGAAACAGTTGGAGAAAATTACGCTCGATGACATTCGTCCTTCGAATCGTAAATATCCGTTCCTTAACTTTAAGCCTGAGCGTGAAGCCGGCAAGCAGTTGCTGACTATTAGCGGAATATCCAAAATGATAGAAGGCGAAAAAGTGCTGGATGAAGTCAGCTTCGTGGTCAATAAAGGCGACAAAATTGCCTTCGTAGGCCCCAACTCTTTGCCTAAGTCTTTGTTGTTTGATGTGCTTATGGGTGAGAAGGAAATGGATGGCGGAGAATATGCATGGGGCGTAACCACAACTCAAGCCTATTTCCCAAAAGACAATTCTAGCTATTTCGACGGTGTGGAAATGAACCTGGTAGAATGGCTACGCCAATACTCCAAGGATCAGGATGAGACTTTCCTGCGTGGTTTCTTAGGACGTATGTTATTTGCCGGAGAAGAAGCATTGAAGAAAGCGAGCGTACTGTCCGGTGGTGAGAAGGTTCGTTGTATGCTGGCCAAAATGATGTTGAACGGTGCTAACGTACTGATCTTTGATGAGCCGACGAATCACTTGGATCTGGAATCGATAACGGCGCTTAACAACGGCCTGATTGATTTCGACGGTACAATTCTGTTCACTTCCCATGACCATCAGTTCATCCAAACCATTGCAAACCGAATCATCGAGATTACACCAGCAGGTCTGATTGACCGGACCATGGCTTACGATGAGTACCTGGAAAGCCCAGAAGTGAAGGAACTGCGTCAGCGCATGTATCCTGTAGAAGTATAA